In Humulus lupulus chromosome 6, drHumLupu1.1, whole genome shotgun sequence, a single genomic region encodes these proteins:
- the LOC133781932 gene encoding uncharacterized protein LOC133781932, giving the protein MSLFNCFRPSYVPRVSDHDESSKKKVDSSSMEKNKSSESIKSSTAPVVVSYFPVNSYPSRL; this is encoded by the coding sequence ATGTCTCTTTTCAACTGCTTCCGGCCTTCGTACGTGCCTCGGGTGTCGGACCACGATGAGAGCTCAAAGAAGAAAGTAGATTCATCGTCTATGGAGAAAAACAAGAGCAGTGAGTCAATAAAATCTTCCACAGCTCCCGTTGTCGTTTCTTATTTTCCCGTTAATTCTTATCCCTCTCGCTTGTAG